The Camelina sativa cultivar DH55 chromosome 16, Cs, whole genome shotgun sequence sequence ATCTAAATCTCACACTTCTATTAGATAATATCAcgtaaaacaaaatatcatatgaTTTAACAGATAAAAACAATCATTCAATCCATGTTGTTTGCAGAAATAAAATTACTCTGATTCATATTACCACAATCTTATCAAATACTTTCCCGACAAACCtggtttaattgttaaaaaaatcacaatatgGAAAGAACAAAGATTATTTGTGGACTTGTTGGCTTTTTATTAGTAACACTACATAATCCAATAATGACATAAATCAATAATGACACATTTAGGAGTGGTTTCGATAAGATATGGATCCCGTATAACAATTGCTtcaattcaataataataaaaaaaaaatctggaacaaacacacacatcaaAATTACAATGATAAGTTTAGCCATATTTGCTACCTTAGgctttataaatttaataacttattgttataaatatgaaaaaatgttatcatatttgttatttcaaaatcactTATTGTCAGCAATTTATAAGCGATTGAAAACTCAAACATAACTATCCAAACACATGTTAAAGttcataaataattaagaacACAATTTGTCTTTTATCATGAACTTCagaaattaagaacaaaaatatacatatcttcAGACATTTACCCTCTCAAAATCATGCGCATTTTAGGTACAAAATGACATTTCATATGATGTAtttgatatagtattttttttttttgaacttgttttaaaatttataataattaactttAACTCAGATGTAATATTATAACCATAATTACTATTATGTTGTTCACATATCCGATGAAAATATCACTTAGTTATAAAGCATCTTTGTAATTCCATCAATTGACAATTTCTCTTGGAACTCCAGTTGTCAATATGTGACATTTGAGCTTCTCTAAGGCCTTGAATGGGTagattttaaaagtgtttttggttttagatttttcaaaaatctactttaaagccaatcaaaattatgaaaaaattggaTTTCCAAAAAATCAGGGAATCcagattttgttggtttttggatatttttaaagaaaaaccaaaatctatgttatactagtttttcattttcaagcgtgacttgaattcttttttctgtatttttttttaataaatttttaacacaaaatctgaaaaccataaaccaaaatctaaaatctaaaaagtaGAAACTAGAATTCAAAAACCActtaaaaacttgtaaacattCATGGCCTAATAGTTTAAAACTCAAAATGTAAAGAgcaaactaatttttttttgtgagtgaTATACATAgcaataatataattaatatgataCTATTGGTATCTTGGTGAATAAATGATGTGAtaaacatacaaataaaatttaagaaatcattgttataatttaaagtatatatttgttattaactTTTAATTTAGGGCTATTTACCCTTTTTTCTATgctcattttttaaaatacacttTGTTgttatctattttcaaaaatatcttcttttacatacaaaatgATTAAATTAGTCCTTTTTTTATTGGAACATTTTGCAGTTTCATATTCAaacatattctatatatattcaacaagatatttgtaaaaaatggtttccaaaaaacttatttttaaaagtatcaTATATCGAGTAACTCTTGTATACACGGGTCataattatatacaaataacgtcaatatatattctacatcattATATAAGTAATTTGGCTTGCAATTTTCTAGGTTAGGTTAACATAATTTATTACACAATTTCCACTTAATGGTGCATCAGTCTTGTTGTAATATTACTAAAAGTATTTAAATTCTAGAACAAAATTACGTAATTTAGGGAGAGAAATATCCAACGCATGAAAGATACtttcatgtaattttttaaaaataacgtgtaatatataaaaataatttatcataataaaataaatagctataatttattaaaataataattttttgaaaataaaaagtgtgtttatgagaaaaaatagcaaagttttggaaataatattttagatattgttatttcgttttctctctctttttttttttgtcatactCATCACATTAATTCAAGTCAAACAGAACCACACAAACAAAGGTTTTTGGGACTTTTTGGAATATTCCGAAGTTGTACTCGTGTAATGGACAAAAGATATAAAAGGAAAGTTAGTAAAGTAAAGAGTTATTaaagaaaagcaagaaaaagCTGGCCACGGGATCCCTATGATTCACCAATCATCAATGACctcaaatctttcattttacatttcctctgtgtctctttctcctcttccttcGATTCGTCGCCTCTCTTCTCTTCGTTGTTGCAgctctcctcttccttctcaCGGTAAGCCTCTCCTTGTTTCTTGAATGCTTAAACCAGAGACGTTAAAATCTTGACTTCATCATTATAATAGTCAACGctaaattggttttatttttggctGATCTCCTTTTCCTgtctgatgaataaaaaattatagatatgGAGGCTAAACAAGGCCAAGGTCTTTACCCACTGCACCGTTGCAAAACTATAcatctggtttgtttgtttgttcccATAATTCCTGATTTGTCTATGTTGTTGTTTCTCAGATTCTGATTGAGCTTCTTGTGTTTTAGGTGAGGCATGCTCAGGGGATTCACAATGTagaaggagagaagaatcaTGATGCTTACTTATCTGAGGATCTCTTTGATGCTCATCTTACACCTCTTGGATGGCAACAAGTAAGTCAATCTACcgataatttttactgttttatcATTATAACTATGAAATATGAATGATATATTGTTGTAATGCTACATATAgaggtttttgtggttttttgaaaaaggttAGTAATGAGAACTCTGTTATTGTAGGTTGATAATTTGCAGAAACATGTTAAGGCAAGTGGGATTTCTAAAAGAATTGAGTTGGTTGTTGTGTCACCTCTCCTCAGGTAATATACTAAACCCGTAAAGGTAAAGCTTACTGATATGATTTTAATGATCTTTTCATATGGTTGGATTCTTACTTGAACATACTTCACGATTTATGTTCTGCTGCATAGCTTCTTTAAGGGTACCTTTATATTTTAACTCaatacttgtttttgttttaggacATTACAAACTGCGGTTGGAACTTTCGGTTGGGAAGGTGACAAAAATGGCGTTGATGCACCTCTGCTTATGGTGGCAGGTGCAGGAAACAGCGACCGCCCCGCTATATCAAGCTTAAATTGTCCACCGTTCATTGCGGTCGAATCCTGCCGTGAACATTTGGTATGTTTACTTTTCCATCTTTTGTATAACTGACATTTTCTTGATCTTAAACCATTTTCAATTTAatgttcttgttttggttttagggtGTTCATCCTTGTGACAGAAGAAGCAATATCACTAAGTACCGTGAATTATTCCCTGCAATTGATTTTTCACTGGCAAGTACCTAATCTTTACCTCGGACCggccttgtttttttttttcttttgtttcacaaTTTCACATATTCCATATACAGATAGAAACGGATGAAGATGTCTTGTGGAAGCCTAATGTTAGAGAGGAGAACAAAGAAATTGCAGCCAGAGGCGTGAAGTTCATGAACTGGTGAATATATACAGTTCTTGTTAACATCACTCTGTGTCTGATACTTTTATTGATAGTCTTggtatgatattttcttgtgatTGATATATCAACTGAATTCAGGTTGAGtacaaggaaagaaaaagagattgcGGTTGTTACTCATAGTGGGTTTTTGTATGAAACATTAAACTCATTTGGAAACGATTGTGATCCAGCTGTGAAAAACGAGATTTCTACACAGTAAGAGTTCTTCCTGATCTCTCTTTGTTCATTTGCCATTTATCTTAAAATTTGACACTTTTGATTGTTGCAGATTTGCAAACTGTGAGCTCCGTTCAATTGTTCTCGTAGATAAATGGTAAGTTTGTGTTTATATTAGCAAGTGCTCACATTTGATACATTCACAAAGTCTTAtgccttcttcttttttttttgtttgcagtaTGAACAGTTCAAATCCTTCAGTGACCAACTATCCCGGAAAAATACCTGCCGGAGAAGATCTTCCTAGTGATATTGCTGCTCGCAAGTAGTTATAGAGACAAGAGTGATGAGGATTATGTTAAATCTTACATGAATCTCAAagttatttattattctatAAACAGCGTCGTTTCCTCATTACCGTATTCTTGATATCCTTAACCAGAATTTTGCCTTTGCTTCCATAGCTCGTGAGTCGTGAACGTATCCTTAGCTCCGCTCGTAGTTTTATGGTGCAGGGGCTAGAACTAGAAGGCGATACGACACTCTTAGAAGTGACCGGCAGTGCCGGCTTAGATAGGGGGACAACGGGTGCGACCGCCCCGGGTTCATAGATTAAGGAGACAAATAATGTAAGATTaaggggcacaaaaaaaaaaaatgcaatttaaaggggtacaaaaaaaaataatgcaaaataaatgggcacaaaaaaataatgtaagataaaagaggcaaaaacaaaatttgtaacagaaaaataattcattaaaatatgtattaacGATTTATTTTTACGAGTCAATAACCAAAAATACTTTATCTTCTATAATTATCTCAGCTGACTCCAACGtagaatgaaaataattttttctaattttatcaagtgtttatatattattaaaatgaaatccatatttttttaacatataagagaagtttaaaaaaaaattagtctttcattcaaaaaaaatgggtctttcattcaaaaaaaaaattgcccaTGGGCCCCTAAAAATCTTGAGCCGGCACTGGTGACCGGGACCGAAGGAAGAACAACATATATGTAACGCTGAGCTTAAACTCATTACTAGCTCAATTAATGTGTTTTCAccatttttcaatttgatttttttgtttaccaaaTTAATTACTACAGTAAATGCAGACTTCAGATGTTGTACACTATGCGAAAAATGATAATTTATCAAAAGTAGATATGAAATCGTAGAAGCGGGCTTCGAATTCAATATAAAACCTTGGTGGCATcaccacacaaaaagaaaatattgaaattcaGAGTTCAAGAGGTCACTTAAGTGGGCAGCCCAAAATCTAACATTCGTCAAACGAAACCATCCACAAAACTACCGAAACACAGAGAAATAGTATTTTTAAGCCGACCTAGCCAGTATCATTCTCAATTCCTCTGCCACGAGCCACCATTTCTGCGACCATTATAAGCATATGCATCGGTAGAAACTCATATTATGCGACCATTATGAACATAATCATCGGTAGAAACTGCATgaatttctcatatatattattttaatatatttgatacaatttaatctttgttttatatttaaaaataataaaaattaaaacaaaactaataaaatatcaatatatgaACCAAGTCGCCTGGGTTCGAGTAGCATTGGCCACGGGAGTTCGAATTTTAACATGGTTTCCCTCGGCCCCAAGAGATTAGTCTTTGGGCCTAGGAAGCCTTTAGGATCACTcctgagttataaaaaaaaaaaatcaaaatatgtgTGAAATTAGTTTCAAGAGAGGTTCTCATGAGTTCTCATTTCAGTACCGATTCTCTCTTCAtcttattagtatagattttttaacATTAATGAGAAACTACCTGAGAAACTATATAAGAAACTCCGGTTGCAAATGGTTTAAACTCACTCTTGACAGATGAATTGACTCTAGAAAATTCTTCCAATGCAAATGGTCTAAACTCACTGTTGACAAGTGAACTCACTCTAGAACATTCTCCCATTGCAAATGGTCTAAACTCACTCTtgaacattctcctcttcattgtttTGATTCCACAATCGCCaattgcctttacctgcaccacaacacatatgagatgcgtgagtattatcataaatactttgTGAAGCGatcttcccatctactgggctatacacacaatcGAAAatacaatcacaaacaacatacaaaacaagcaaaccaCGCAATACATAAGTCAGcaaccttgcatcgactgacgcacgCCTTacgtcgaccgatgcaccatcgTCGCATTGACCGATGCACCATCGTCGCATTGACCGATGCACCATCGTAGCATCGACAGATGCACaccttgcatcgatcaatgcaagCCTCTGAATCCCTAGCTACATCTACCGATGCAACACCTTGCATCGCCGTCAAATCCCtaactgcatcgatcgatgtagtCGCGTGACACAACTCCAAATGCGAGCTCCTCCATCTCCTCTCGGCTCCAATACACCGAAATCGACCTCCAAAGACTAAAAAACTCACACGGAACACTCACAAGCAATCAAACAAGctaataataaccaaaaaccACACAAAACAACCATCAAttcgcttagataagccattgtcatgcactcacctttgagaATGACGAAAACTGGATCTAAACTCACAAAAAAGCCTCGTAGCAAGCTCCTAACACGGTCCCAGCTatagatctccactccacaggcAAGGTCTCTCAGGAAAAAGCACCAAACTCCAATCTCTCTCAAGAAcagttctctctttcttttctctctgggaaaaagacaaaaagaggCCAAACTCATCGAGCTTCCCATTAAATACCAACCCAAGGGTTTTCCTCCAAACGAAAATGCAGCAAAAagagcgtttaacttaagtcgtTCCGCAAAGAtcgaccttgcatcgatcgatgcacatcccaaaccgggaatCTGGTTCTCAGGTGTTACAACAAGATATCTCACTAACAACTGAAGATGCATCCCGAGGTTGTCGACAATTCTTTTCAACACAATATGCCAGTAGGATGATATCTTCAGCTTCATTTTGAATCCCTACTCCAATAAATGAACATGATACTTCCTTAGATGTAAAATCTTCACATTCCCAAATCCATCTAACTGGAAGTACTGAGGGTTTTTTGTGTCGTGTAGAACAACATGAATGAAGCTTTATTTCATAGTTGTCTTCTGACTCCGATCCTTCTTTGTGTACTCATGGTTACAAGTATAGTTAGTCAATTTCTCCATTTAAAGGATATTAATTACTTGATTCACATATTGTTCCTTCATCTTAGATATTAGCTTTCCACCGGCTTGTTTCATACTACCTTCAATTTCAGGGAATGTAGCAAACTAATTAGTAATGACAGATAAACACACTTCTCCAATGTAGTCCAATATGTCTCTCAAGAAATCGACCGGGTCAGCGTGTATTCCATCCACATACGTGAAATAACCGCTATGAATGCCAATCTTGGAATAACAATGCATTCATATTGTTGTGAATTCAGATGAACAGAATAAGAAAgtttcgaaaagaaaaaacagagtgttcttgAGTCGAATACCCTTTGTCTAGGGTTTTATCAATCTGATGAACAACCTTACAAACCCCTAGTCTCCTTATATAGGCCTCAAAAATTCCGATACAATAgattaaaagattttgtgaatTTTCAAGAACCTATCACAGCATAGCCGCCTACACCTCCAAAACCTAACCCTAAGTTGCATTGAGTCGGTCTCTATAAAAGCCCAGTAAAAGTCCAGTAAAAATCTAGTACGCCTTACACAGTCTTATACATCATCTTTAACATATAGATTCCAAAAGTTAGTATTCTtgtaatgacaaaaaaatatataaaaggaaaagcAGAAATTATTCTTGGCCACTGATTCATTTTTAATTCTATAAAACTTCACTAGTAACCAATTCTTTTATATCCTCTCCTCTTACATCTCTACTCCATTGttgcatcaatattttttctcaCAGTAACTTTCTCTATTACTCTTACAATACAtgaagtttgttttatttttaaattaaacgaTTCGGAGTCAATGTTGAATTGGTTTAAATTTCCATGTGTTAAAACTTGTATGTCatctactgattttttttttatgtacaaatTTAGATATGGAGGCTAAACTAAGTCAAGGCCTTTACCCACTACACCGTTGCAAAACCATACATCTGGTACGTGTTGTTACGGTTATTCTAATATGGCTCTGTTTCTCAGACTGAGATTGAGCTCTTTTGTTTAGGTGAGGCATGCTCAAGGGGTTCACAATGTAGAAGGAGAGAAGAACTTTGATGCTTACTTATCTGAAGATTTCTTTGATGCACATCTTACACCTTTCGGATGGCAACAAGTAAATTAGCATTAATTTGCAGTTTAATTATGGTACCGATAGTATGAAATAAGAATCAGTAAcgttaatttatagttttatgtttttcGCTGTAGTGATGCACTTTACTCTAACTATTACAGGTTGATAATCTACACAAGCATGTTAAGACGAGTGGGATATCCAATAGAATTGAGTTGGTCGTTGTGTCTCCTCTCCTAAGGTAATTTAGTCCTCTCTATCACAAGCTAAATCTGTGAGGCTTATTGATATTTTCATGGATGAGAAGAGTCATTTATAAACAACATGCTAACTGCTAAGCGATTTATGCATGTGTTACGTTGCCATTTAGCTCATTTGAGAGTAGTTCCCctcaaaacttgtttttgttttaggacTTTGCAAACTGCCATTGGAACTTTTGGTGGGGAATACAATGGTGTTGATGCACCTCCGCTTATGATCGCAGGTGCAGGAAACAGCGGTCGTCATACTATTGGGAGCTTAAATTGTCCACCATTCATTGCAGTTGAATCTTGCCGGGAGTATTTAATTTGGTATGGTTACTTACCTTTTGCATTATCAGTTTCTTGAGATTAAAACTTTGTTATGGTTGCAGGGTGTTCATCCTTGTGATAGAAGAAGCAATATCACCAAGTACTGCGAATTATTTCCCGCCATTGATTTTTCACTGGCAAGTACCTAGTTTGTAGAGACttgaatcttctttcttttggaccggacttgtttttttgtttcttatgtatTCACATTTTTGCATATCTATATACAgatagaaacagagaaaaaatgttttgtggAAGCCTAAAATCAGAGAGGAGAACCAAGAACTTGCGGCCAAAGGCATGAGGTTCATGAACTGGTGAATATCTTCAATTCttgctaatatatattttgtgtcaatgttttattttgacataaagatttttttaattcatgatAATTTTGGCATGATTTTCTGAAGTCAGGTTGagtacaagaaaagaaaaagagatcgCGGTTGTTACTCATCGCGGGTTCTTGCAACAAACATTGAACTTATTTGGAAATGATTGTGATCCAACCgtaaaataaatttactatattactggaattataaattaataaattttgttctatttaaaatatactaaaataaaacttacttaTCCTTATTtactagatttgtttttttggtaagtgAGGGGGAGACTATGTCTCCCAcctttattcaaaacaaaaaagaaaattacaaacgaACTCTACGCGAGACAACAGTCCCATTAACGTCCTCGACAAGAATAGCATTTAGTGTTTCAGGACAAGACTCTAACCAATGAAAACCCAAAGGTAAGGAAAAAGTATAGTTTGCCAACCCGTCGGCAAGACGGTTGGCCTCCATATACACATGCGAAAACCAAACTATCCAGTCCCTTGAAATGAAGCCATAGCACAAACGTACTAGGAAGGACAGCAGATGTGACTCACTGATCCCTGTCCGTAAAAAAACCACCACTAACTCTGTGTCTTTTTTTACTTCCACACACGTCTCCCTCCTCTTCCAAGCCAGATACAACCCATAATACACTCCCCATAACTCAGCAAGAGGCGCAGAACATATACCAATATTCAGTACAAAACCATCACACCAATTGCCCAACCCATCACGAAGTACTCCTCCGGCAGTCGCAGGCCCCGAGTTACCATGAGAGGCTCTCCTTCACTAGCTCTCTTTATGGACACCCATGCACCAAATGGCCATAAACCCCACAACCAGAACAGATATGCGATAAACCTTCATACGCCACAAAATAGCGTTCACCATTAATGACTACTGATCCTTTCAACGGTTTCCGCAAATTAACCTCTACGCATATACGAGCAAAACGTGCTCGCTCAAAATTTAGGGCATTCGAATCCACTTTAATTGGCTTCCCAAGGCTCCCAGCAATACCTAACAAGATGGCTCGATGATAGAGATTGAACGGGATATTCGACAATCTAATCCAAACTGGAGTAGTAACAATCTCATCTGTTAAAGGATTGAAACTCGCTGAGCATGCCTGCACCATAAATTAGCTACCAAAGGCTTTCGATGGACCTCCTGTAACCGCCGCCAAATAATCCTCTTCAACCTCAAACCGGATCATAAAAAACTGTCGCGGATGATCGAGAACAGTCATCAACCCTCGCGGTCGCCATAGCTCCCTCAGCTTCCTACTAATGACGGGGAGTGGAACCTTCCGACCCAACATCTTCACAATCATACACTGCTTCTATAACCCGTTCATAGCCTCCATTACCTCGTTCTGAATGGTGATCACAGGCTCCCCATCTACACCATCCGGAAACTCCACCCGTAGCCTCTCCTTCACAAACTCATCCGGTAATATCCCCTCAGGATAAGGCCTACCTCCACCACTACTTCCTGTTACCTTCCTTACCCACACCCCAGGAGAATCCGGTGGATCCGCCGGAGGTTGTCCCTTCTCTCCGATATCCATCATGACAGCCTCAGGGTTCACCGCACTCATCacttttttgttaactataCGATTTATTGGAAATTAATATCCTTACTTACTACATTGATACTtactaaattttgatatatttcaaatatattatttcttaattacttaacctactaaatttcaaaaatcacaatcTTGCAGTTTCCATAATTTtcgaaaatttaaattaaatgggattaattttttaaaatttaataataaacttttataaaaatcaaggatattttaaaattaatactaataaaTTCCCTTTTTATCATCAATCTCACtttttaatcaaattcaaaattttaaattcgatttttgatttttacttatctgataatcaaaaatctttgaatatagactaataattaatataaaaatccaaattattaactttttataatatataatttattatattccAAGATTTCTCCACAAGTTTAGCAATACCTAAAATAGAAATTCATTGTATTTGATTCAATAATGTTACCACCATTAGCGACTATATTAACAAAACCATTCCTTAAAATTAgttatcaaaatccaaaatctctaCATAAAAAACGAAGGGACAAAACAATTCAATCATAAATGTTGCGCATATTCAGCGGCTATCaactaataaattattaaaaatagttacCAAAATGGCATAGAAACTAATTTGGAAAATACATAATTGATTCATTACATGGTCTAAATACTtagaataagaaaaataatcaaaaaaatccCAACACTTCCTatacttaagttttattctatggCATATCCTTTACTTATACCATACCtaaacattcaaaattaaaacataaatttttaccaaaatccaataaaaaaacagactgaaaatctttaattataagattttttaaatatactcTTAATATAATCAGAATtatattaatgtttatgtacataatttcatatcagaaaatgtaaattaattCTGATTAAAAGTCCAATCTATTTACGGTATTACGATGAGAAGTAGTGGACATGAGACATAAATGGGTTATTcgtataataaaaaatattttacttaaacGATTCTCAAAAAAGGTTGACTATATGACATATAAAGAATGGGAAAATCacgttttaaaccttcaaagtgtcactgggtagcactttaaacctcgAAAGAACTTCACTTACACTATAAacccctgttttagaaatcacTAGGCGATAGTCGGGCGGTCGGGATGGGCCTAGCTcctagcgagaaaatcggagattaaacgggaattaatcggggactagttttagggttatttgattaaattagtaataaaattaaaatatattgtactaaatatatgtataattctgtttatgttaaaagaaaagtataaaactatagtattgtcattaaaattatgatttttattaaaagtttatagtttaactatttcatgTTGACGGATATTATTGTTCCGTCATCATTCGTGGCGGTACAAACaggaaagttagttttaaggtaTAAAGTATTAGTGAAATCATTTTcaaggtttatagtgttagtgaaaataTCTCAAGGTTTAAACTGCTACTCAAtgacactttgaaggtttaaaatgcGATTTTCCCTATAAAGAATTATCTTAAGAAAgttattttgagaattttggctatttttaaaaataatttgagattttttgagAACTATAATTTCTATTAACTATATGAATTACTCATTCAAATGGAgaatacatgtatttttttctaaatttcttaggtaaaattaattaataacattattatactggtaattatttaaaagagaatggttaaaggacataaaatttctaaccgGATGGATCGGGACGAGGCGAGATGGGATGGGATTGGACGAGATTTAACACCCCGTAACAAAATTActaacattttcaacaaacacgggctgtgtttgattattattgacagattacaaaaaaattgtatattttccagTTAGTGAAGGTGATgataatgtttatttttggtacGGGTTGCAGTATTCTACttatacactaaaatattgacaaaacaccgTAAAAGAGTggccaactaatttttatagaaaaatattactattatacagttagaaatattatatatacactgaAACAGGTAAATTCGAATgatgaaaaacaatatattaaatagttttttaaaaaaggacataaattttagataaaagtacaaaataaaaaaatataggtagataaattcaagtatcaagctttcactaatttggataagGATTGACTATGCGATATGTAATTAACCACTTTGGAACGGACACTTTGAGAATTTTGGTGTTTtcgaaaacaattatataagttttaaaaattataatttttagaataatttcaactaactaaataaaaaaaaattcaatgtaGAACTCTGGTATCCCGTCTAAAGTttttacccaatctcttttagtAAAGATTGTCTAACAAGTAATTATTTAATAGGAAACgaacataagataaaaaaaattctgatggaTATAGGACGAGACGGGATGAGACCATACTGGATGAGACGATACAAGATGATACGGGATGAGATAGGACAAGAGGAGATGGGTTAGAACGTAAGGGGATATGATGGGACTGTGACCTGTTTCCCGTTCCAAAGTAAACACGTCtaggtttattttattttaatttacataaaaatagcGCACATATACTATAAAACCCGGGTTAATAGCATTCTTAGTCATtttacgaatttaaaatttatatgaaaatattttgccCCGTGTTGTAGCACAGGTTACTACCTAgtggttaattaagaggggtGAAGGAGAGTTGTTCATCCCTAGAGGtgaacccaaattttttttcataggAACAAatcttgggttcacccctaggggtgaaccacTCTCATTCACtccc is a genomic window containing:
- the LOC104753497 gene encoding phosphoglycerate mutase-like protein 2, yielding MEAKLSQGLYPLHRCKTIHLVRHAQGVHNVEGEKNFDAYLSEDFFDAHLTPFGWQQVDNLHKHVKTSGISNRIELVVVSPLLRTLQTAIGTFGGEYNGVDAPPLMIAGAGNSGRHTIGSLNCPPFIAVESCREYLIWYGYLPFGVHPCDRRSNITKYCELFPAIDFSLIETEKKCFVEA
- the LOC104750206 gene encoding phosphoglycerate mutase-like protein 2, giving the protein MIHQSSMTSNLSFYISSVSLSPLPSIRRLSSLRCCSSPLPSHDMEAKQGQGLYPLHRCKTIHLVRHAQGIHNVEGEKNHDAYLSEDLFDAHLTPLGWQQVDNLQKHVKASGISKRIELVVVSPLLRTLQTAVGTFGWEGDKNGVDAPLLMVAGAGNSDRPAISSLNCPPFIAVESCREHLGVHPCDRRSNITKYRELFPAIDFSLIETDEDVLWKPNVREENKEIAARGVKFMNWLSTRKEKEIAVVTHSGFLYETLNSFGNDCDPAVKNEISTQFANCELRSIVLVDKCMNSSNPSVTNYPGKIPAGEDLPSDIAARK